The Kosmotoga olearia TBF 19.5.1 sequence ATACCTTCAGCGCCGAAGTTTCTGGCAACCGTCGCGTCTCTCGGGGTATCAGCGTTGGTCCTGACACCGAGTTTTCTGATCTCGTCGGCCCATTGCAATATCTTTGCGAGAGGTCCTTCAAGTCCCTGAGGTTTCACGGTGGCAAGCTTGCCGTCGAATACCTCACCCGTCGTTCCGTCTATACTGAGCCAGGAGAACTCCTTAATCTCTTTGCCATCTATTCTTATAACGCCAGCCTTTTCGTCCACCTCGATAGCTTCACAGCCAACAATACAGGGTTTGCCCATACCTCTGGCAACAACAGCGGCGTGAGAGGTTTTACCGCCGGTGGATGTGAGGATACCTTCAGCTGCTGCCATTCCGGCTATATCTTCCGGAGACGTTTCGGGTCTGACAAGGATTACCTGTTTGTTTTCCTCTTTGACCATTCTTTCGGCTTCTGCAGGATCAAAGACAATGATTCCCGTTGCTGCTCCCGGAGAAGCGGCTATACCCTTAGCGAGAAGGGAAGCGTTTTTCTTGGTTTCGGGTTCAAAGTAGGGGTGCAGCAGGGTTTCGATGTGATCTGGGGAGACCCTCATAATGGCTTCTTCTTTGGTTATGAGCCCTTCTTCTGCCATATCGACAGCGATCCTCACAGCGGCGAATGGGGTTCTCTTTCCTGTTCTTGTCTGGAGGAGATAGAGTTTTCCACGTTCAATGGTAAATTCTATATCCTGCATATCCCTGTAGTGCTTTTCAAGTTTCTCGAATATATCGAGGAGCTGTTTATAAACGTCCGGCATCATTTCTTCGAGTTTTGTCAGAGGATATGGGGTTCTTATACCGGCAACAACGTCTTCACCCTGGGCGTTTGGGAGATATTCTCCGTAGTACTTCTTTTCACCGGTGTTTGGATCTCTTGTAAAGGCAACGCCGGTACCACTGTCTTCGCCCATGTTACCGAAAACCATCGCAACAACGTTGACAGCCGTACCTAGGAGAGAACCTTCCTTTATGCCGTTAAGTTCTCTGTACTTAATGGCCCTTTCATTCATCCAGCTTCCAAAGACGGCATCGATAGCCTTCCAGAGCTGATCCCATGGATCCTGCGGGAATTTGTGTCCTGCTTTCTTATAAACCTCTTTGTATCTTTCTACAACCTTTTTGAGGTCATCGGCATCAAGATCGGTATCCAGCTTGACACCTTTTTCGGTCTTGACTTTATTGAGTTCCTCTTCGAAGTACTCATGCTTGATGTTCAGAACAACATCGCCAAACATCTGCATAAACCTGCGGTAGGCATCGTAGCAGAATCTTGGATTATTTGTGGACTTTATCATACCTTCAACGGTTTCGTCGTTCAAGCCAAGGTTGAGGATTGTGTCCATCATACCAGGCATAGAAACTGCGGCACCAGATCTAACGGAAACAAGGAGAGGATTTTCAGGAGAACCAAAGACCTTTCCAGTAGCTTCCTCGAGTTCTTTCATAGCTTTGAGTACCTGATCCTTTAGCTCTTCAGGATACGTTTTTCCATGGTCGTAGTAATATTTACAGACTTCAGTGGAGATTGTAAAACCAGGTGGTACGGGAACTCCAAGGCGCACCATTTCAGCGAGGTTCGCGCCTTTACCACCGAGGAGCTGCTTCATAGAAGCGTCTCCCTCAGCCCTGCCTTTTCCGAAAAAGTATACGTACTTCTTAGACACGGTTTTTCCTCCTTTCGATACGAACATATTCGTGTTGAATTATAACATGACAGGGCGCAATATGCTGTAACTCGAATTTGTACTAAAGACCCTCCAATTAAGTTTTACACTGATTTTCTAAGAAATTGTTTCTTGAATATTTCGCTTTTATACATTGAAAGATAGACGTTCAGGATAGCTGCGTATTAGCACGTGCCAAAGAGTTCTTTCGACCTTGAAAAAGCATATTTTACGCCTATAACGCATATTGGGTTTGAATAAAGGATGCAACAGGAATTAGAATTTTTGATGCAACCAATAAAACTTGACAGGAGGTACGGTATGAAAGACTCGTTGAGGAAATATGTTGGAAACATAGATTTTATTGATTTGAAAGTTATCGATATTATTGGAAGGGTGCGGCACGTAATTCTTCCCGGAGATCGGTTGACCGACGAGCTTTTTGAAGAA is a genomic window containing:
- the ppdK gene encoding pyruvate, phosphate dikinase, encoding MSKKYVYFFGKGRAEGDASMKQLLGGKGANLAEMVRLGVPVPPGFTISTEVCKYYYDHGKTYPEELKDQVLKAMKELEEATGKVFGSPENPLLVSVRSGAAVSMPGMMDTILNLGLNDETVEGMIKSTNNPRFCYDAYRRFMQMFGDVVLNIKHEYFEEELNKVKTEKGVKLDTDLDADDLKKVVERYKEVYKKAGHKFPQDPWDQLWKAIDAVFGSWMNERAIKYRELNGIKEGSLLGTAVNVVAMVFGNMGEDSGTGVAFTRDPNTGEKKYYGEYLPNAQGEDVVAGIRTPYPLTKLEEMMPDVYKQLLDIFEKLEKHYRDMQDIEFTIERGKLYLLQTRTGKRTPFAAVRIAVDMAEEGLITKEEAIMRVSPDHIETLLHPYFEPETKKNASLLAKGIAASPGAATGIIVFDPAEAERMVKEENKQVILVRPETSPEDIAGMAAAEGILTSTGGKTSHAAVVARGMGKPCIVGCEAIEVDEKAGVIRIDGKEIKEFSWLSIDGTTGEVFDGKLATVKPQGLEGPLAKILQWADEIRKLGVRTNADTPRDATVARNFGAEGIGLCRTEHMFFEEERIPVVRQMIVAKTKEQREIALEKLLPMQQEDFVGLFKAMEGYPVTIRLLDPPLHEFLPKEDEDIKALAEEMGLSYEELKATVEELHEFNPMMGHRGCRLSITYPEIAVMQTKAIIGAAIQVLKEEGKTVIPEIMIPLVGHINELKYLKKIITETADKMIEEAGVDLQYKVGTMIEIPRAALTADEIATEAEFFSFGTNDLTQMTFGFSRDDYGKFVKEYIEKGILEVDPFQKLDRTGVGQLVKMGTEKGRSTRPNLKVGICGEHGGEPSSIEFCHITGLDYVSCSPYRVPVARLAAAQAAIKHGK